From Arachis stenosperma cultivar V10309 chromosome 2, arast.V10309.gnm1.PFL2, whole genome shotgun sequence, one genomic window encodes:
- the LOC130962736 gene encoding LOW QUALITY PROTEIN: uncharacterized protein C683.02c-like (The sequence of the model RefSeq protein was modified relative to this genomic sequence to represent the inferred CDS: inserted 1 base in 1 codon; deleted 1 base in 1 codon) — protein MAKLEAKLGMIVDSICLRCRRRGHRAKNCPEVQVGANYDKYCYNYGETDHSLANCPHHVQEGGTKFAECFVCKQQGHLSKNCPQNAHGIYPKSGGCKYKICGGVTHLAMDCPEKGKKAPFAANGPADGCKPNPIFLVLISKALWNGTKFVSGDDIEDDFMTDDINNRDKDKSSKSKDGQXKPKKGPKVVNFS, from the exons ATGGCGAAGCTTGAAGCGAAGCTCGGAATGATAGTTGACTCC ATATGCTTACGGTGTCGACGGCGTGGTCACCGAGCTAAGAATTGCCCTGAAGTTCAAGTTGGTGCCAATTATGACAAGTATTGTTACAATTATGGAGAAACTGATCATTCACTTGCAAATTGTCCCCACCATGTTCAAGAAG GAGGGACAAAGTTTGCAGAGTGCTTTGTCTGTAAACAGCAAGGACACTTGAGTAAAAACTGCCCTCAAAATGCTCATGGCATCTATCCTAAG AGTGGTGgttgtaaatat aaaatatgtggTGGCGTGACACATTTGGCAATGGATTGCCCCGAAAAAGGGAAGAAAGCTCCTTTTGCTGCTAATGGGCCTGCTGATGGATGTAAGCCTAATCCTATATTCCTGGTTTTGATATCTAAA GCCTTGTGGAATGGTACCAAATTTGTGAGTGGGGATGACATTGAGGATGACTTCATGACAGATGACATAAATAACAGAGACAAGGACAAGTCCTCAAAGTCCAAAGACGGTC GCAAACCAAAAAAGGGTCCTAAAGTTGTGAACTTCAGCTAA
- the LOC130962738 gene encoding uncharacterized protein LOC130962738 has protein sequence MSGYRGVATIVLEVIASSDLWIWHAFFGVFGSNNDINVLDHSPVFDDILNDHAPEVNYTINDNNYIMGYYLAYGIYPEWATFVKSISKPQGEKRKLFAQYQEGQRKDVERAFGVLQARFAIIRGPAYFWKKNKLANIMRACIILHNMIVEDERDSYVGNFTQDLEYDDVENGISQLQLGEEDFAPYH, from the coding sequence ATGAGTGGTTATCGTGGGGTTGCAACCATAGTACTTGAGGTTATAGCATCTTCAGACCTTTGGATATGGCATGCGTTCTTTGGAGTTTTTGGTTCAAATAATGATATCAACGTGTTAGATCATTCTCCAGTGTTTGATGATATTCTAAATGACCATGCTCCGGAAGTAAATTATACTATTAatgataataattatataatggGATACTATTTAGCATATGGTATTTATCCTGAATGGGCCACATTTGTCAAATCAATCTCAAAGCCACAAGGTGAGAAACGCAAGTTATTTGCACAATACCAAGAAGGGCAAAGAAAAGATGTGGAACGAGCATTCGGAGTGTTGCAAGCACGCTTTGCAATTATACGTGGTCCAgcttatttttggaaaaagaaTAAGCTTGCAAACATAATGAGAGCTTGTATTATATTGCATAATATGATTGTTGAGGATGAAAGAGACAGTTATGTAGGAAATTTTACTCAAGACTTAGAGTATGATGATgttgaaaatggcatatcacAACTTCAACTGGGAGAGGAAGATTTTGCACCATACCATTAA